Proteins encoded within one genomic window of Amorphoplanes friuliensis DSM 7358:
- a CDS encoding calcium-binding protein → MSVFHRKALLGLGVTAAAVASTGLFAMPAQAASAGAAKVVGSSTVQFNALMGKTNGLTITISGRTVTLNDKVAIKAGKGCKAVKGDKTKVKCTTSKKTTKFSIALGDKNDWVKNNTSVYMLTDGGSGNDSLTGGSAGDQLQGGSGNDNLYGKGGNDTIFGGSGTDASYGSSGNDRIDAGSGNDKAYGDSGNDTLLGGTGNDRVVGGTGNDRLSGNDGTDIVYGESGNDTMWGDAGNDSLNSGTGNDEVSGGAGNDSLFGDTGDDILVAGAGNDREYGAAGADILVGDAGDDQLHGESGDDIVLGEAGNDRITGGDGEDILYGKAGNDIVNGNNGDDALVGEDLSDGGIQIGSNSATDQLDGGNNLTIDGDFCLVLASGTTVNCELVGTSALSASSATATPNQAALKALLDAKSRAATAATIK, encoded by the coding sequence ATGTCCGTGTTCCACCGCAAGGCACTGCTCGGCCTCGGCGTCACCGCCGCCGCTGTCGCCTCCACCGGCCTCTTCGCGATGCCCGCCCAGGCGGCTTCCGCAGGCGCGGCCAAGGTTGTCGGCTCGTCCACCGTGCAGTTCAACGCCTTGATGGGTAAGACCAACGGGCTCACCATCACCATCTCCGGCCGCACCGTCACCCTGAACGACAAGGTCGCCATCAAGGCCGGCAAGGGCTGCAAGGCGGTCAAGGGCGACAAGACCAAGGTCAAGTGCACGACGTCGAAGAAGACGACGAAGTTCAGCATCGCCCTCGGCGACAAGAACGACTGGGTCAAGAACAACACGTCGGTCTACATGCTGACCGACGGCGGCTCCGGCAACGACAGCCTCACCGGCGGCTCCGCGGGCGACCAGCTCCAGGGCGGCTCGGGCAACGACAACCTGTACGGCAAGGGTGGCAACGACACCATCTTCGGTGGCTCCGGCACCGACGCCTCCTACGGCAGCAGCGGCAACGACCGCATCGACGCCGGCTCGGGCAACGACAAGGCGTACGGCGACTCCGGCAACGACACCCTCCTCGGCGGCACCGGCAACGACCGCGTCGTGGGCGGCACCGGCAACGACCGCCTCTCCGGCAACGACGGCACCGACATCGTCTACGGCGAGTCGGGCAACGACACCATGTGGGGCGACGCCGGCAACGACTCCCTCAACAGCGGCACCGGCAACGACGAGGTCTCCGGCGGCGCCGGCAACGACTCCCTCTTCGGCGACACCGGCGACGACATCCTCGTCGCGGGCGCGGGCAACGACCGCGAGTACGGCGCAGCAGGCGCCGACATCCTCGTCGGCGACGCCGGCGACGACCAGCTCCACGGCGAGTCCGGTGACGACATCGTCCTCGGCGAAGCGGGCAACGACCGCATCACCGGCGGCGACGGCGAGGACATCCTCTACGGCAAGGCCGGCAACGACATCGTCAACGGCAACAACGGCGACGACGCCCTCGTCGGCGAGGACCTGTCCGACGGCGGCATCCAGATCGGCAGCAACTCCGCCACCGACCAGCTTGACGGCGGCAACAACCTCACCATCGACGGCGACTTCTGCCTGGTCCTGGCATCCGGCACGACGGTGAACTGCGAGCTGGTGGGCACCTCCGCCCTCAGCGCGTCCTCGGCCACCGCCACCCCGAACCAGGCGGCCCTGAAGGCCCTGCTGGACGCCAAGTCCCGCGCGGCCACCGCAGCGACGATCAAGTAA
- a CDS encoding sugar phosphate isomerase/epimerase family protein: MNELSVQLYSVRDAFATDPTRTLARLADIGFTRVEPYGVLENRDVLRTGLAEHGLTAPTVHAKLLGADQHAVFAAAAELGIGTVIEPMVEQARWQRPGDIASELNAAAALATGHGVTVGYHNHWWELVERVDGRHALEVFAEHLDPAVVLEVDTYWTTAGGADTPALLTAFGDKVHAIHVKDGGLATDGSGQVPAGQGRVPLAEILAAAPDALRVIEFDRYDGDIFDGLAASFARLNGAAE; this comes from the coding sequence ATGAACGAGCTATCCGTCCAGCTGTACTCGGTCCGTGACGCCTTCGCCACCGATCCCACCCGCACCCTCGCCCGTCTGGCCGACATCGGTTTCACCCGCGTCGAGCCCTACGGGGTTCTGGAGAACCGGGACGTCCTGCGCACCGGTCTCGCCGAGCACGGCCTGACCGCCCCCACCGTCCACGCCAAACTGCTCGGTGCCGACCAGCATGCGGTCTTCGCGGCCGCCGCCGAGCTGGGCATCGGCACGGTCATCGAGCCCATGGTCGAGCAGGCCCGCTGGCAGCGGCCGGGCGACATCGCGTCCGAGCTCAACGCCGCCGCCGCGCTCGCCACCGGGCACGGCGTCACGGTCGGCTACCACAACCACTGGTGGGAGCTGGTCGAACGTGTCGACGGCCGGCACGCGCTCGAAGTCTTCGCCGAGCATCTTGATCCCGCCGTGGTCCTGGAGGTCGACACCTACTGGACGACCGCCGGCGGTGCGGACACACCCGCGCTCCTGACAGCGTTCGGTGACAAAGTGCACGCGATCCACGTCAAGGACGGCGGCCTCGCGACCGACGGGTCGGGGCAGGTCCCCGCCGGCCAGGGACGCGTGCCGTTGGCCGAGATCCTCGCCGCCGCGCCCGATGCGCTGCGGGTGATCGAGTTCGACCGGTACGACGGCGACATCTTCGACGGCCTCGCCGCGAGTTTCGCCCGCCTGAACGGCGCCGCCGAGTGA
- a CDS encoding Gfo/Idh/MocA family protein, whose product MNAVRVGLIGAGVISDTYLKNLTSFPDLRVEMVADLDLGRAQARAAQHGVPRSGTVADLLADPGIELVVNLTVPVAHVEVGLAALGAGKHVWAEKPLALDRPSARKLLDRARELGLRVASAPDTVLGAGLQTARRAIDAGRIGEPRTALALFQSPGPESWHPAPEFLFQAGGGPLLDMGPYYLTALVHLLGPIRRVTAAGGRARETRTIGSGPRSGTEFAVTVPTTVSALLEFDRGGTAQVVFSFDSALPRTTLEITGTRGAAVLPDPNSFSGPTMLWPDQVELPAEGHQASRGTGVLELARAIRAGVPERASGALAFHVLDAMQSIDESMTAGQPISLQSKAEAPPALPADFDPYARTL is encoded by the coding sequence GTGAACGCGGTCCGCGTCGGCCTCATCGGCGCCGGCGTCATCTCCGACACGTACCTGAAAAATCTCACGAGCTTCCCCGATCTCCGGGTGGAGATGGTCGCGGACCTGGATCTGGGCCGGGCGCAGGCCCGGGCAGCACAGCACGGTGTTCCGCGGTCGGGCACGGTGGCCGACCTGCTCGCCGATCCCGGGATCGAGCTTGTCGTCAACCTCACCGTTCCGGTCGCCCACGTCGAGGTCGGTCTGGCCGCGCTCGGGGCGGGCAAGCACGTCTGGGCCGAGAAGCCGCTCGCCCTGGACCGTCCGTCGGCGCGCAAGCTGCTGGATCGGGCGCGGGAGCTGGGTCTGCGCGTCGCCAGCGCGCCGGACACCGTGCTCGGTGCCGGTCTGCAGACGGCTCGGCGGGCGATCGACGCGGGCCGGATCGGCGAGCCGCGGACGGCCCTGGCGCTCTTCCAGTCGCCGGGCCCGGAGAGCTGGCATCCCGCGCCGGAATTCCTCTTCCAGGCGGGCGGCGGGCCGCTGCTCGACATGGGGCCCTACTACCTGACCGCTCTGGTTCACCTGCTCGGCCCGATCCGCCGGGTCACCGCGGCCGGCGGCCGGGCCCGGGAGACCAGGACGATCGGGTCCGGCCCCCGATCCGGTACGGAATTTGCCGTGACCGTCCCCACCACCGTGTCGGCGCTGCTCGAATTCGACCGCGGCGGCACCGCGCAGGTGGTGTTCAGCTTCGACTCCGCGCTGCCCCGGACGACCCTGGAGATCACCGGAACGCGTGGAGCAGCCGTACTCCCCGATCCGAACAGCTTCTCCGGCCCCACGATGCTGTGGCCCGACCAGGTCGAGCTGCCGGCGGAGGGGCATCAGGCCTCCCGCGGCACGGGTGTGCTCGAGCTGGCCCGCGCGATCCGTGCCGGTGTGCCGGAGCGGGCGTCCGGCGCGCTCGCCTTCCACGTCCTCGACGCCATGCAGTCGATCGACGAGTCGATGACCGCCGGGCAGCCGATCTCACTGCAGAGCAAGGCCGAGGCGCCGCCCGCCCTCCCGGCCGATTTTGATCCGTACGCGCGGACGCTCTAG
- a CDS encoding TetR/AcrR family transcriptional regulator, with protein sequence MAEGYLKGRIRREDIITTAVSVYAEAGYHGSSLREIARRSGITHAGLLYYFPTKEALLAAVLERRDSEDTEREHLAVPPGLDALRHLIALAAHNVQHPGIVDVYARLAAEAVAAEHPAHDYFERHYKMARDYAVASFQVLAERGELRPGVDPAYAGLNLVALMDGLQVQWLSGGGAVDLVGALRSYLESLLAVPLG encoded by the coding sequence GTGGCCGAGGGCTATCTGAAGGGCCGGATCCGTCGGGAGGACATCATCACGACGGCCGTCTCGGTGTACGCCGAGGCCGGCTATCACGGCTCGTCGCTGCGGGAGATCGCCCGGCGGTCCGGGATCACCCACGCCGGGCTCCTCTACTACTTCCCGACCAAGGAAGCGCTGCTCGCGGCCGTGCTGGAACGCCGCGACAGCGAGGACACCGAGCGCGAACACCTCGCGGTGCCACCGGGGCTCGACGCGTTGCGGCACCTGATCGCGCTGGCCGCCCACAACGTGCAGCACCCCGGGATCGTGGACGTCTACGCGCGGCTGGCCGCCGAAGCAGTCGCGGCCGAGCATCCGGCGCACGACTACTTCGAACGGCACTACAAGATGGCCCGTGACTACGCCGTGGCCTCGTTCCAGGTGCTGGCTGAGCGCGGTGAGCTGCGTCCCGGCGTCGACCCCGCGTACGCGGGACTGAACCTGGTGGCGCTGATGGACGGCCTGCAGGTCCAGTGGCTGTCCGGCGGCGGCGCGGTGGACCTGGTCGGTGCGCTGCGGTCGTACCTGGAAAGCCTGCTGGCCGTCCCGCTCGGCTAG
- a CDS encoding RNA polymerase sigma factor, with translation MATDTHRAIEAVWRIESPRLIAGLTRLVRDVGMAEELAQDALVAALEQWPAEGVPRNPGAWLMTTAKRRAIDQIRRNETYRRKVEEVGRDLEESTPDIGAMVAEDDGIGDDLLRLVFVACHPVLSTEARTALTLRLFGGLTTDEIARAFLVPETTVAQRIVRAKKTLANARVPFEVPQGEELAARLSSVLEVVYLIFNEGYSATAGDDWMRPALCEDALRLGRILARLAPREPEVHGLVALMEIQASRTGARTGPGGEPILLADQNRARWDQLLIRRGLTALERAEAVLDARPGPYVLQAAIAACHARARRFEDTDWARIARLYEQLAATRPSPVVELNRAVALSMAFGPAAGLALLDQLLAFPALQSYHLLPSVRGDLLTKLDRYAEARVEFERAASLTRNERERALLLDRAAACSSRGLKPGAA, from the coding sequence GTGGCCACCGACACCCACCGCGCGATCGAGGCCGTCTGGCGGATCGAGTCGCCGCGGCTCATCGCCGGGCTGACCAGGCTCGTCCGAGACGTCGGCATGGCCGAGGAGCTGGCGCAGGACGCGCTGGTCGCAGCGCTGGAGCAGTGGCCGGCGGAAGGTGTGCCGCGCAATCCGGGCGCCTGGCTGATGACCACCGCCAAGCGCCGGGCGATCGACCAGATCCGGCGCAACGAGACCTACAGGCGCAAGGTCGAGGAGGTCGGCCGGGACCTCGAGGAATCCACCCCGGACATCGGTGCGATGGTCGCCGAGGACGACGGCATCGGCGACGACCTGCTGCGGCTGGTGTTCGTGGCCTGCCACCCGGTGCTGTCGACGGAGGCCCGCACGGCGCTGACCCTGCGGCTGTTCGGCGGCCTGACCACCGACGAGATCGCCCGGGCCTTCCTGGTGCCGGAGACAACCGTCGCGCAGCGGATCGTGCGGGCCAAGAAGACTCTGGCCAACGCCCGGGTGCCGTTCGAGGTGCCGCAGGGCGAGGAGCTGGCGGCCCGGCTCTCCTCGGTGCTGGAGGTCGTCTACCTCATCTTCAACGAGGGTTATTCGGCCACCGCCGGCGACGACTGGATGCGGCCGGCGCTGTGCGAGGACGCCCTGCGGCTGGGGCGGATCCTGGCCCGGCTGGCCCCGCGCGAGCCCGAGGTGCACGGCCTGGTGGCGCTGATGGAGATCCAGGCGTCGCGGACGGGCGCCCGCACCGGCCCGGGCGGCGAGCCGATCCTGCTGGCCGATCAGAACCGCGCCCGCTGGGACCAGCTCCTGATTCGCCGCGGCCTGACCGCGCTCGAACGTGCCGAGGCTGTGCTCGACGCCCGGCCCGGCCCGTACGTGCTGCAGGCGGCCATCGCGGCCTGCCATGCCCGGGCCCGCCGCTTCGAGGACACCGACTGGGCCCGCATCGCCCGGCTCTACGAGCAGCTGGCCGCGACCAGGCCGTCCCCGGTCGTCGAGCTCAACCGGGCGGTGGCCCTGTCCATGGCGTTCGGGCCGGCGGCCGGGCTGGCCCTGCTGGACCAGCTGCTGGCGTTCCCGGCCCTGCAGAGTTACCACCTGCTCCCGAGCGTGCGCGGCGACCTTCTGACCAAGCTCGACCGGTACGCCGAAGCACGCGTGGAGTTCGAACGAGCGGCCTCACTGACGCGCAACGAGCGGGAACGCGCCCTGCTGCTGGACCGCGCCGCCGCCTGTTCCTCCCGGGGACTAAAGCCTGGTGCGGCATGA
- a CDS encoding YciI family protein, whose amino-acid sequence MRFMVITKATAESEAGVLPATEDFETAGKFIEELVDAGVLLAAEGISPSGDGARIYFDGEKTTVVDGPFTETKELVAGFFLVEMKSLEECVEWFKRYPFARLGAGEPTNVEIRRVFQAEDFGENFTPEQQAAVEDRERRAKAAGNS is encoded by the coding sequence ATGCGGTTCATGGTGATCACCAAGGCCACCGCGGAGAGTGAAGCCGGCGTGCTGCCCGCCACCGAGGATTTCGAGACGGCGGGCAAGTTCATCGAGGAGCTGGTCGACGCGGGCGTGCTGCTGGCCGCCGAGGGCATCTCGCCCAGCGGTGACGGCGCCCGGATCTACTTCGACGGTGAGAAGACGACCGTGGTGGACGGGCCGTTCACCGAGACCAAGGAGCTGGTCGCCGGCTTTTTCCTGGTCGAGATGAAGTCGCTCGAGGAGTGCGTCGAGTGGTTCAAGCGCTACCCGTTCGCGCGGCTGGGTGCGGGTGAGCCGACCAACGTCGAGATCCGGCGGGTCTTCCAGGCCGAGGACTTCGGTGAGAACTTCACCCCCGAGCAGCAGGCCGCCGTGGAGGACCGGGAGCGGCGCGCGAAAGCCGCCGGGAACAGCTGA
- a CDS encoding helix-turn-helix domain-containing protein → MPPEEGHRVDVHIDELLAARGMTLTALADEVGLTLANLSILKNGRARAIRFSTLTALCDALGCQPADLFSVRPENSHRRKPAGSAR, encoded by the coding sequence ATGCCGCCGGAGGAGGGCCACCGCGTCGACGTCCACATCGACGAGCTGCTGGCGGCGCGCGGGATGACGCTCACCGCCCTGGCCGACGAGGTCGGTCTCACGCTGGCCAACCTGTCGATCCTGAAGAACGGCCGCGCGCGGGCGATCCGCTTCTCCACCCTGACCGCGCTGTGCGACGCCCTGGGCTGCCAGCCCGCGGACCTGTTCTCGGTCAGGCCGGAGAACTCGCACCGGAGGAAGCCGGCCGGATCGGCCAGATAA
- a CDS encoding DUF2975 domain-containing protein, with protein MSPSRPGRRLAGLRAFLSVLLLLDVLAVAGAVLSVLTGNNTTSFEVPRDVAFGERSPELAGTRVELSSVVVRVEDPSAYQLLLDLLAHSFGFVLAAIPMIVVARRLIDQATDDHPFTPRMVTGLRRLGRLILGTGALALVVSNVAAVLLVDSAGVPGAGFFFGGNVVTQLWWLPLGLVVLAFAQVLEHGQALRTELDEVV; from the coding sequence TTGTCACCCTCTCGTCCCGGACGGCGCCTCGCGGGTCTTCGCGCCTTTCTCTCGGTGTTGCTGCTGCTCGACGTGCTGGCCGTCGCCGGGGCCGTCCTGAGCGTGCTCACCGGCAACAACACGACCTCGTTCGAGGTGCCGCGTGACGTGGCCTTCGGCGAGCGGTCGCCGGAGCTCGCCGGGACGCGGGTCGAGCTCAGCAGCGTCGTGGTGCGTGTCGAGGACCCTTCCGCGTACCAGCTGCTTCTTGATCTGCTGGCTCACTCGTTCGGGTTCGTTCTGGCCGCCATCCCGATGATCGTCGTCGCCCGGCGCCTGATCGATCAAGCCACGGACGACCACCCGTTCACCCCGCGGATGGTCACCGGGCTGCGCCGGCTCGGACGCCTGATTCTCGGTACGGGTGCACTGGCTCTCGTGGTCAGCAATGTCGCGGCGGTGCTGCTCGTCGACAGTGCGGGCGTACCCGGGGCCGGGTTCTTCTTCGGAGGCAACGTGGTCACCCAGCTGTGGTGGCTGCCGCTGGGTCTGGTCGTCCTGGCGTTCGCGCAGGTCCTCGAGCACGGGCAGGCCCTGCGCACCGAGCTCGACGAGGTGGTCTGA
- a CDS encoding helix-turn-helix domain-containing protein: MSRAVEELNRRLLRARDTIDRAYAEPLDIRAIAAVAHLSPAHFSRCFRAVFGETPHRYLQRRRIERSMFLLRETGRSVTDICSDVGFTSLGTFSRTFREIVGETPSGYRRGHGPVVTPHCVQLVNMRPRQDRAVSDKPLTGPLL; this comes from the coding sequence GTGAGCCGAGCGGTCGAGGAGTTGAACCGGCGGCTGCTCCGTGCCCGGGACACGATCGACCGTGCGTACGCCGAACCGCTCGACATCCGCGCGATCGCAGCGGTGGCCCACCTCTCGCCGGCGCATTTCAGTCGGTGTTTCCGCGCGGTGTTCGGTGAGACGCCGCACCGCTACCTGCAGCGGCGGCGGATCGAGCGTTCGATGTTTCTGTTGCGGGAGACCGGCCGGAGCGTCACCGACATCTGTTCGGATGTCGGCTTCACCAGCCTCGGGACCTTCAGCCGGACGTTCCGGGAGATCGTCGGGGAGACACCTTCGGGTTACCGCCGCGGACACGGGCCGGTCGTGACACCCCACTGCGTTCAGCTGGTCAACATGCGGCCGCGGCAGGATCGAGCAGTTTCGGATAAGCCGCTGACAGGGCCGCTTCTCTAG
- a CDS encoding VOC family protein has protein sequence MITKLNVTSLFVLDKEEALEFYVGRLGLEKGSDVQQGSYRWLTVRVPGGGTEISLEEPGPPLHDEETAERLRELVAKGALNGLVLNTGNIQELFESLRAGGFTDFTQEPTEHFYGTDMGLRDPSGNAVRILQQGK, from the coding sequence ATGATCACGAAGCTGAACGTCACGTCACTGTTTGTCCTCGACAAGGAGGAAGCGCTGGAGTTCTACGTCGGGAGGCTCGGGCTCGAGAAGGGCAGTGACGTGCAGCAGGGGTCCTACCGCTGGCTGACCGTCCGGGTGCCGGGTGGCGGCACGGAGATCTCGTTGGAGGAGCCGGGTCCGCCGTTGCACGACGAAGAGACGGCCGAGCGGCTCCGCGAGCTGGTCGCCAAGGGTGCCCTGAACGGTCTCGTTCTCAACACCGGCAACATCCAGGAGCTGTTCGAGAGCCTCCGGGCGGGTGGTTTCACCGACTTCACCCAGGAGCCCACCGAGCACTTCTACGGCACCGACATGGGCCTGCGGGACCCGTCCGGCAACGCCGTCCGGATCCTTCAACAGGGGAAGTGA
- a CDS encoding SEC-C domain-containing protein: MPTKADLSSADLDEIRQSALGAADPLGVAAELAGAVDAGRLADPGDAGHALTLAAEIAESRSKLDAALRYADRAIDAYGTRDDSQVAAVHALRARILFRAGRGDDAMAELEPLRPLLTRYSDAAAYVSAALVVGGRTRVAEEWLTEAVKVALDERGGSAEPASADDAGLLFFLLQQRHRTRHALGLPHDQHDNLADRLETKLANTTARAATASAEDLVFWPQAEFDRLLAEQPKLSEAYGETWDEHRAHLERELVRLAGAGRTGLALLPGSVTGLIRYAGSDGDPSDPQTRSGYAKQLAAAPGHISWPPERNGSCWCGSGNKYKKCCLPRSRG, encoded by the coding sequence GTGCCGACAAAAGCTGATCTGAGCAGCGCTGACCTTGATGAGATCCGGCAGTCCGCCCTGGGCGCGGCTGATCCGCTCGGTGTTGCGGCCGAGCTGGCCGGGGCCGTGGACGCCGGGCGACTGGCGGATCCGGGGGACGCCGGGCACGCCCTGACGCTCGCCGCGGAGATCGCCGAGAGCCGGTCGAAGCTTGATGCCGCCCTCCGGTACGCGGACCGGGCGATCGACGCGTACGGGACGCGGGACGACAGCCAGGTTGCGGCGGTCCACGCGTTGCGCGCCCGGATCCTGTTCCGGGCCGGGCGCGGGGACGACGCGATGGCCGAGCTCGAGCCGCTGCGCCCGCTGCTCACCCGGTATTCGGACGCCGCGGCGTACGTGAGTGCCGCCCTGGTGGTCGGTGGTCGCACCCGGGTCGCGGAGGAGTGGCTGACCGAGGCCGTCAAGGTCGCGCTGGACGAACGTGGCGGGTCGGCCGAGCCGGCCAGCGCCGACGATGCCGGTCTGCTCTTCTTCCTGCTGCAGCAGCGGCACCGGACGCGTCATGCTCTCGGCCTGCCGCACGACCAGCACGACAACCTCGCCGACCGGCTCGAGACCAAACTGGCCAACACCACCGCCCGTGCCGCCACCGCGTCGGCCGAGGATCTGGTCTTCTGGCCGCAGGCCGAGTTCGACCGTTTGCTGGCCGAGCAGCCGAAGCTGTCCGAGGCGTACGGCGAGACCTGGGACGAGCACCGCGCCCACCTGGAGCGGGAGTTGGTGCGGCTGGCCGGCGCCGGCCGGACCGGCCTGGCTCTGCTGCCCGGCTCGGTCACCGGCCTGATCCGGTACGCCGGAAGCGACGGCGACCCGTCCGACCCCCAGACCCGCTCCGGGTACGCCAAGCAGCTGGCCGCCGCGCCGGGTCACATCAGCTGGCCGCCGGAGCGCAACGGCTCGTGCTGGTGCGGTTCGGGCAACAAGTACAAGAAGTGCTGCTTGCCGCGTTCGCGCGGCTGA
- a CDS encoding LysR family transcriptional regulator, with translation MAEVRMSSDALAAFAVFAEHLNLTRAAEVLRISQPSLHSKLATLARHLGRPLYQRTGNRLELTPDGERVARFARDHEERLTAFLDELRGTPPTRPLVIASGHTAYLYILGDTIRTMLGERPGSLRPLHTNRHQMQAAVRTGRAHLGVFSLHVLPDDLVTLPIATYPQVLLMPDDHRLARKRSLGLSDLAGMDLIVPPPARPHRINLEQALTNAGVTWTVAVEAEGLPMTLDFAALGVGLAVVAGCVRPAPGLTTRRITDLPQVTFHAVHRPGALDDPRTAELLGRIRAGVPASARRG, from the coding sequence ATGGCCGAGGTGCGGATGTCGTCCGACGCGCTGGCCGCGTTCGCGGTTTTTGCCGAACATCTCAACCTGACCCGGGCCGCCGAGGTCCTGCGCATCTCCCAGCCGTCGCTGCACTCCAAACTGGCGACGCTGGCCCGGCACCTCGGCCGGCCGCTCTACCAGCGCACGGGAAACCGGCTGGAGCTGACACCCGACGGGGAACGCGTGGCCCGCTTCGCGCGCGACCACGAGGAACGGCTGACGGCCTTCCTGGACGAGCTGCGCGGCACCCCGCCGACCCGCCCGCTCGTGATCGCCTCCGGGCACACGGCGTACCTCTACATCCTCGGCGACACCATCCGCACCATGCTCGGCGAACGACCCGGCAGCCTGCGACCCCTGCACACCAACCGTCATCAGATGCAGGCCGCTGTCCGCACCGGCCGCGCGCACCTCGGCGTCTTCAGCCTGCACGTCCTGCCCGACGACCTGGTGACCCTCCCGATCGCCACGTACCCGCAGGTGCTGCTGATGCCCGACGATCATCGTCTGGCCCGTAAGCGCAGCCTCGGCCTGAGCGATCTCGCCGGCATGGACCTGATCGTCCCGCCACCGGCACGCCCGCACCGGATCAACCTCGAACAGGCCCTGACCAACGCCGGTGTCACCTGGACCGTGGCCGTCGAGGCCGAAGGCTTGCCGATGACTCTCGACTTCGCCGCCCTCGGCGTCGGACTGGCCGTCGTCGCCGGCTGCGTACGCCCGGCTCCCGGCCTCACCACGCGGCGCATCACCGACCTGCCGCAGGTGACCTTCCACGCCGTTCATCGCCCCGGCGCGCTCGACGACCCGCGCACCGCAGAACTTCTCGGGCGGATCCGGGCGGGCGTACCCGCCTCGGCACGCCGGGGCTGA
- a CDS encoding HD domain-containing protein — protein sequence MTIIDQHLLRVMPLHAVTELYGEAGLLDRLSLELDRIPEPHRATIADACAWAAELHAGQRRTREPYLNHVLRVTLRMLCHYRVTDPDVLTAGLLHDAVEDQSWAITELSGHGPPPVAEALAVIAGRYNGRVARLVEAVTMPARPEGADRIRHYTDHLAEVLSGEPWARVIKLSDFTDNGVGIIHSIGPVVARSARKYEAALPLLRDLLDRSDTPLPPDVKAHIRDQLDLARRRFTAILTTSSCPEGRSGSRVR from the coding sequence ATGACGATCATTGATCAGCACCTCTTACGGGTGATGCCGCTGCACGCGGTGACCGAGTTGTACGGCGAAGCAGGCCTCCTCGATCGGCTGTCCCTGGAGCTCGACCGGATCCCCGAACCACACCGCGCCACGATCGCGGACGCCTGCGCGTGGGCGGCCGAGTTGCACGCCGGGCAGCGCCGGACCCGCGAGCCTTACCTCAATCACGTGCTCCGGGTGACGCTGCGGATGCTGTGCCACTACCGGGTCACCGACCCTGACGTCCTCACCGCCGGGCTGCTCCACGACGCGGTCGAGGACCAGTCCTGGGCGATCACCGAGCTGAGCGGGCACGGTCCGCCGCCCGTTGCCGAAGCCCTCGCGGTGATCGCCGGCCGGTACAACGGACGGGTGGCACGCCTGGTCGAAGCGGTCACCATGCCGGCGCGACCCGAGGGCGCCGACCGGATCCGGCACTACACCGACCACCTCGCCGAGGTTCTGTCCGGCGAACCGTGGGCGCGCGTGATCAAGCTGTCCGACTTCACCGACAACGGCGTCGGCATCATCCACTCCATCGGGCCGGTCGTCGCCCGGTCGGCCCGCAAGTACGAAGCGGCGCTCCCGCTGCTGCGCGACCTGCTGGACCGGTCCGACACCCCGCTGCCGCCGGACGTGAAGGCCCACATCCGCGATCAGCTCGACCTCGCGCGACGGCGTTTCACCGCCATCCTCACCACCAGTAGTTGTCCTGAGGGACGTAGTGGTTCTCGAGTGCGGTGA